The following coding sequences are from one Megachile rotundata isolate GNS110a chromosome 13, iyMegRotu1, whole genome shotgun sequence window:
- the Remo gene encoding remoulade isoform X2 produces MRAVLLFLILIQTRGKTIQTCPKFCTCKVGAQAEWLRVKCGNELQSIKDINIDSVSVELVQLDLSKNNIYVIEVNIFKNLTNLRRLNLSQNGITSINEGCFNGLGNLERLDLSKNQISTIDTYTFRKLPNLKRLDLSGNNISAVKPSLFHDLLTLERLKLNENKLTTLKEGTFYSLKSLKQLDLSNNPWRCDCELYWFSNWIYNSSIKLNPAPKCVSPINVKGQFIKKLRYSENLQCQSSFPSIELRPVHNQVVFVGDSITLKCGAPGITEDKSAKLSWLWYPNTTTEIVDLNEFMDPQKSLSNIRIDNRYLKDNGIVDSTLSIIPVKEEHNGQWNCLLVSVNGNRSQAISIIVISDKTRYCPLAVTKNNKGIYTWPRTVIGWKAELPCEGNHISIMQMPLKASYQCNITGYWEDLNTDLCPYVSHTTKSLEQFSKVNLSLTKISLIETAKKFKNYTGNAIQITDPVEINFITQTIENYLSFLTEEKELGAILIDVIDTVINVPKNILNKAEILFKSCTRLIKNVEKIVELSPSIQSYKKNIALEEFRVKRSSFTGLLCTWYSNNDPEIKFLQCTTNNRTSPIDIKDRTIEASIHLPASLLQHSPEIVNYQLMISTYSNNRLFPTLNNNNNMDITSCIIGSKLFGISVQNLTEPVYIMLRVPLYYYTGKKPLPVVWDETLNKSGGWTNDGCHLRSILNNLIIFHCNRLGYYGLLQDTSLLNQNGNSMTGAQFKYSNPAIYIGSIAAITCLIIISVTYIICYTSINMPKKAKHCVINTWFAMALLSFFYSIGIYQTENIQICQGVGLTLHYLSLCSLLWMAVFASNMYKKFSKSNLEDMPDNELQDQPIPKPILGLYLVGWGIAMIICGISGAINLQEYAGYSYCFLTSGPALVALFVPAGILIVYLIVFHLLIKCAIRSVDTNAQLSEGTQATENMDLELLESNTNPSTDKNSVHSTQTVLTDVEDSEHSQLTQLKGQIIMLILYLMSWITAAAAITKPLNAYVPFDETVFATLYSLFSSSLGIFVFIFYGIGRNDVRSQWLKMRCWLQKRKNRCCRTRSISDANPVIPTHSLVQNFVPPLSNSQATQVTSDSNSIGSSRYTNRSQTCNAFKFADIQEGVPVDRKMTNMNLVVLHRQQYRSDNSVTTYIEPTCVEMFYNPHQSGVARKFFKKQRRHTKNNNLGTRKQGDGGAVSDTHSCIALPQTITKLESNINQTLLSSSAKVNNTNIHVELNPINDVKNVNILSDSGGSMSDEKSVTLRFVIGQEGLLQNVRKYNNCRFHDPVSVNTTSNSPRNNCKKVEIVNTALHDSDIDVKTDEEKHLQSVSQQCSLEYSSEIESITQMASEKSDHNLPEIYEIVEAVEEEKIMKKDSQSINEFHKIEELHSNAKLRWLTHSNNLQSIKSLNLYDRSSLSQRSLNKSDISFSKISSRTNDNTNNLIQTKTYISSSMNIDCASSNMCSKQKTVNSLTDITLLMPQSYSIVKSFDSNNDNVNKNTNLDNVEHEVSKMYLSNTNTYPQVVKKETSV; encoded by the exons ATGAGAGCtgttctattatttttaattttaattcaaacaaGAGGAAAAACAATTCAAACATGTCCAAAGTTTTGTACATGTAAAGTTGGTGCGCAAGCAGAATGGTTACGTGTTAAATGCGGAAATGAGTTGCAAAgtattaaagatattaatattGATAGTGTCAGTGTGGAATTAgtgcaatt GGATTTGAGCAAAAACAACATTTATGTCATTGAAgttaatatatttaagaatttgacaaatCTCAGGCGCTTGAATTTATCACAAAATGGTATAACATCTATTAATGAAGGCTGTTTTAATggtcttggaaatttagagagact GGATTTAAGTAAAAATCAGATCTCAACAATAGATACTTATACATTtagaaaattgccaaatttgaaAAGACt TGATTTATCAGGCAACAACATAAGTGCAGTGAAACCATCATTATTTCATGATTTGCTGACTTTAGAGCGCTT GAAATTAAATGAGAATAAGTTAACAACCTTAAAGGAAGGTACTTTTTATAGCCTCAAGTCTTTAAAACAATT AGATTTATCCAATAATCCATGGAGATGTGATTGTGAATTATATTGGTTTAGTAATTGGATATATAATAGCTCCataaaattaaa TCCCGCTCCTAAATGTGTGTCACCTATAAATGTTAAAggacaatttattaaaaaattaagatattCAGAAAATTTGCAGTGCCAATCATCGTTTCCTTCAATTGAACTTCGACCAGTTCACAATCAAGTAGTATTTGTTGGAGATTCTATAACTTTAAAATGTGGAGCACCTGGTATTACAGAAGATAAAAGTGCAAAATTGAGCTGGTTATGGTATCCTAATACTACTACAGAAATTGTGGATTTAAACGAATTTATGGATCCACAAAAAAGTTTATCCAACATTAGAATCGATAATAGATACCTTAAAGATAATGGTATTGTGGACAG TACACTCAGTATCATCCCAGTCAAAGAAGAACATAATGGACAGTGGAATTGTTTATTAGTTTCTGTAAATGGTAATAGATCGCAAGCAATCAGTATAATTGTTATTTCTGATAAAACCCGTTATTGTCCTTTAGCAG tgactaaaaataataaaggtATTTATACTTGGCCAAGAACTGTAATAGGATGGAAAGCAGAATTACCGTGCGAGGGtaaccatataagtataatgcaAATGCCTTTAAAAGCTTCTTACCAATGTAATATCACAGGATATTGGGAAGATTTAAATACAGATTTATGTCCTTATGTATCACATACAACAAAAAGCTTAGAACAGTTCTCTAAAGTTAATCTTTCACTTACAAAGATTAGTTTAATAGAAACTgcaaagaaattcaaaaattacacaGGAAATGCTATACAAATAACTGATCctgttgaaataaattttataacacaaactatagaaaattatttaagttttcTAACTGAAGAAAAAGAACTTGGTGCCATATTAATTGACGTTATTGATACAGTAATTAATGTACCAAAAAATATCTTGAACAAAGCTGAAATCCTTTTTAAATCTTGTAcaagattaattaaaaatgtagaaaaaatcGTAGAACTTAGTCCATCTATACAATCTTATAAAAAAAACATAGCTCTAGAAGAATTCAGAGTAAAGCGAAGTAGTTTTACAGGACTATTATGTACGTGGTATTCCAATAATGAtccagaaataaaatttttgcaatgtacCACAAACAATAGAACATCTCCAATTGATATAAAAGATAGGACAATTGAAGCTTCGATACACTTGCCAGCGTCCTTATTACAGCATTCAccagaaattgttaattatcaattaatgaTATCTACGTATAGTAATAACAGATTATTTCCtacattgaataataataataacatggATATTACATCATGTATTATTGGAAGTAAATTAT TTGGAATATCAGTACAAAATTTAACTGAACCAGTATATATCATGTTAAGAGTtcctttatattattatactggAAAAAAACCATTGCCAGTAGTTTGGGatgaaacattaaataaatcTGGTGGTTGGACAAATGATGGGTGTCATTTAAgaagtatattaaataatttaataatatttcattgtaaTAGATTGGGATATTATGGACTTTTACAAGATACTTCTTTGCTCAATCAAAATGGTAACAg catGACTGGAGCACAGTTTAAGTATTCAAATCCTGCAATATATATTGGAAGTATTGCAGCAATAACGtgcttaattattatttctgttACATATATCATTTGTTACACATCAATCAATATGCCTAAGAAAGCAAAACATTGTGTCATTAATACATGGTTTGCCATGGccttattatcatttttttatagtATTGGTATCTATCAAactgaaaatatacaaatttgtcaAGGTGTTGGTCTTACTCTTCATTATTTGTCTTTGTGTTCTTTACTCTGGATGGCAGTATTCGCaag CAATATGTATAAAAAGTTTTCTAAATCAAATCTTGAAGATATGCCAGACAATGAACTTCAAGATCAACCAATACCCAAACCAATATTAGGACTTTATTTAGTTGGTTGGGGTATAGCTATGATCATTTGTGGTATATCTGGTGCAATAAATTTACAAGAATATGCTGGATATTCATATTGCTTTCTCACGTCTGGTCCTGCTCTGGTTGCTCTTTTTGTTCCAGCTGGAATTctaattgtatatttaattgtttttcATTTACTTATTAAATGTGCAATTCGAAGTGTCGATACAAATGCTCAATTGTCAGAGGGCACGCAAGCAACAGAAAATATGGATTTAGAATTATTGGAGTCAAACACAAATCCATCTACAGATAAAAATAGTGTTCACAGTACACAGACAGTTCTGACTGATGTTGAAGATTCAGAACATTCTCAACTAACGCAATTAAAAGGCcaaataattatgttaattcTTTATTTGATGTCATGGATTACTGCAGCAGCTGCTATTACGAAACCGTTAAATGCATACGTTCCATTTGATGAAACCGTATTTGCTACCTTATATTCACTTTTTTCAAGTTCACttggtatttttgtatttatctttTATGGAATAGGACGAAATGATGTTAGATCACAATGGTTAAAAATGCGTTGTTGGCTTCAAAAACGGAAAAACCGATGTTGCAGAACAAGAAGCATTTCTGATGCAAATCCTGTAATTCCAACACATTCTTTAGTACAAAATTTTGTACCGCCATTATCCAATTCTCAAGCTACTCAAGTTACATCTGATTCAAATTCTATTGGTTCATCACGATATACAAACAGGTCACAAACTTGTAATGCttttaaatttgcagatatTCAAGAAGGTGTGCCTGTTGATAGAAAAATGACAAATATGAATTTAGTTGTATTACATCGGCAACAGTATAGATCTGATAATTCTGTCACAACATATATTGAACCAACTTGTGTTGAAATGTTTTACAATCCTCATCAAAGCGGAGTTgctagaaaattttttaaaaaacaacgtcgtcatacaaaaaataataatcttGGTACTAGAAAACAAGGTGATGGTGGTGCTGTGAGCGATACTCATAGTTGCATCGCTTTACCACAAActattacaaaattagaaagtAATATAAATCAAACGCTTTTAAGCAGTAGTGCAAAAGTTAACAATACAAATATTCACGTTGAACTGAATCCAATAAATGATGTGAAAAATGTTAACATTCTCTCAGATAGTGGTGGAAGTATGTCCGACGAGAAAAGTGTTACATTGAGATTTGTTATTGGTCAAGAAGGTCTTCTACAAAACGTAaggaagtataataattgcagaTTTCATGATCCTGTAAGTGTTAATACAACATCAAACTCTCCAAGGAATAATTGCAAAAAGGTAGAAATAGTAAATACAGCTTTACATGATTCAGATATAGATGTTAAAACTGATGAAGAAAAGCACTTACAAAGTGTTTCACAACAATGCAGTTTAGAATACAGTTCTGAAATAGAATCTATTACCCAGATGGCTAGTGAAAAAAGTGATCACAATTTgccagaaatttatgaaattgtagaagcagttgaagaagaaaaaattatgaaaaaagatAGCCAAAGTATAAACgaatttcataaaattgaagaactacATTCTAATGCAAAATTAAGGTGGTTGACTCATTCAAATA ACTTGCAAAGTATTAAAAGCTTAAATTTGTACGATAGAAGTAGTCTATCTCAAAGATCACTTAATAAATCTGATATATCATTTTCTAAAATAAGCAGCAGAACTAAtgataatacaaataatttaatacaaacaAAAACATATATTAGCTCTTCAATGAATATTGACTGTGCCTCTTCTAATATGTGCAGTAAACAAAAGACTGTTAATTCTCTGACTGACATTACATTACTTATGCCTCAATCTTACAGTATTGTAAAAAGTTTTGATTCTAACAATGATAATGtaaacaaaaatacaaatttagacAACGTAGAACATGAAGtcagtaaaatgtatttaaGTAATACAAATACTTATCCGCAAGTAGTGAAAAAAGAAACAAGCGTTTAA